The genomic region GTGGCTACTCAATTCCATGGATCgtaagattgcagaaatttttagctatgctgaatcctccatgactctttggaaaaatctcaaggaaatGTATGGAAATCAGAACAATGCGGCTAGAGTGTTTCAGTTAAAGAATGACATTGCTGGTTTGCAACAGGAAGGGAAGCCATTTGTGCAACATCTTGGAAAGCTGACCACTATGTGGAACGAGCTGAATGTGTATCGACCACACACCATCGACGCTGCTGTGCTAACTAAAAGAGCcgaggaagacaaaatattcCAACTCCTAGCAAGCCTGAGCCCTGAATTCGAAGATCTTCGAAGCCATATCCTCATGAATCCCGACCTGCCTTCTTTTTCAAGTGTGTGTGCCAcaattcaaagagaagaggttcgaaggaaagtcatgaccttggacatgaaggcaaatataccagaagctagggcttacttctctaaccaaaaacttggtgaggagagaggctacaaaggaaagaaaactggCTTAAAATGTAGCCATTGTGATGCTGGTGGGCACTCAAGAGACCGATGCTGGATTCTTCATCCAGAGTTAAAACCAAAGTTTCCTAGGGATAACAAAGGTGTCTCGAAAGGCTCGTACAACCCTTCTTACAAGGCAAATCATGTTGCCACAACTTCTTCTGATGGAGCACTGAAGTTCACCACTAATCCAGCTGCACTGATCAACGAGTTTGCTATGTTTCTTCACAAGAAACAAGGTCTTGGAGATAGTGAAGGACCACTAAATCAGTGTGACAACAATCAAACTGCACTACTAGGACAATTTGCTGGCTTCCTGGCTGGAAATGAAGGCGTGGTACAAAGGGACATCCCAGGTATCTTACACTCCTTCTCAACTGCTCTCAACATTGGTAAtgtgcatgattattggattatagattatggagccactgatcatatgactaacaagtctacaaacttgcataaatttgaaaaattttctattccatcccaagtgtcagttgccaatggaaaaaatgctatggttgtgggaaaaggaaaaatacatttgatctcaagtgatgtcgagtctgaggctctttatgttccctcattcccttttcaacttttatctgttagcaagatcacaaactcattaaattgtcttgccattttctctcccaaaaatgtgATCTTTCAGGATGTagtcaccaagaagacgattggtgaaggatttttcttaaatggtctctactatctttccaagcatattcaagttcccaaggtttttcaagtcacttcaagcttagctcaagaacaacaactttggcaccaacgtctagcacatccttctgaaaaagttctatccaccttgttcccaaatatgtgcaaagttacaagtccttgtgatgtttgtcatttttctaagtttactagattaccatttacttcctctttgtctagggctagtaacccttttgaaattgtgcattccgatgtttggggaccaactatagagtcttttgatggatacaaatattttgtaacttttgtggatgatttcacaaggattacttggttgtatcttttgaaatttaaaagtgaagtgatggaagtttttcaagattttcatagacttgtggccacccaatttgcttcaaaaattcatattttacgaTCAGATAACGGCACAGAATATATGTCTCATAACATGTCACACTACTTGAGCACGCATGGTATATTACACCAAACAAGCTGTGTtggaacacctcaacaaaatggggtggccgagaggaagaatagagatctacttgagaagactagagctcttatgtttcacatgaatgtgcctaagaagttttggtctcaaggagtCCTTACTGcggcatatctcatcaatagattgcctagtaaagtgttgaattttaaatcaccttatgaggtcttgaaaaatagaaagatcaacttttcccatttgagagtctttgggtgtacatgctttgttcacattcaaactcaaaatcgtGACAAGCTAAACCCAAGGGCTGCCAAATGTGTCTTTCTAGGTTATTCATCTACCCATAAAGGTTACAAGTGCTATAATTCAACAACTAgaaaaatggttgtttcaagggatgttaaatttgaagaacatgTTCCTTACTTCTCACAATCACTGGATTACTCTAGACAGAGGGAGCATTTGATGGacttatttccttttccatatCCAAACGGAGAAGATGCAACATGCACTCCTAGTGATCATGTGCCGGATGATGTTAACCTTCACTCGGTGgaacatcttgaagatgaaaaccCTTCCTCATCAGAGATTCACACTGCACCCTCCAGTGATCCTTCCAACCATGATGTTGTTCAAATACATGTAGTTCAATCTCCTACAGTTTGTCGCAATCCTGCACGAGAGAGGAAACTTCCATCCAAGTTGCATGATTATGTGACCTACACTGCCAGGTATCCCGTGACTGATATTATTGATTATAGCAAAGTCTCATCTTCTTTTGCTACATTCCTAAGTGCCATTAATGAAGCTCGAGaacctcaaagttttcaagaagccaatcttcacagtgagtggagaaatgctatggcagaggagcttcaagccttccatgaaaataacacatggactatagtgaaacttccaaaaagaaagaaggcaGTGGGGAGTCGTTGGGTGTACAAAACtaagtttcattcagatggcacAATCGAAAGGAATAAGGCTCGCTTGGTTGCTCGAGGTTTTACATAAACCTATGGCGTCGATTATAAAGAGACATTTGCTCCGGTGGCAAAAATGAACACTGTTAGAGTATTGTTGTCGGttgcaattaacaatgcatggcctctctttcaaatggatgttaaaaaagCTTTCCTGCATggtgaacttgaagaagaggtttacatgaagctaccccaaggtcatcctcaatcaaacaatccagaaatggtgtgcaaactccataaatccatttatggtctcaagcaaagtccacgtgcatggtatgccaagctcagtcatgttctggaaagggttggtttttgtcgaAGTATTGCGGATTCTTCCCTATTTGTTCGTTCCAGCTTAGTGGGTAAACTAGTTGTGctcatttatgttgatgatctaatTGTGACAGGTGATAATATGTCAGAGATTAATGCTCTTAGACAGTATCTCAACAACAAGTTTGCTATCAAGGATCTTGGCACTCTCAAATAGTTTCTGGGCATCGAGATGGCACACTCTCACAAGGGTTTCTTCCTCAACCAACTCAAGTATGTCATGGATCTTCTTCACGAAGCAAAAATGACAGATTGCAAGCCTGCTCGTACCCCCTTGGATAGCAACTTGAAGCTAAAAACTCACGGTGATCCAGTTCCCAATTTAAGTTACTATCAAAGAATGGTTGGCAAACTCATTTATCTGACTATTACACGTCCTGATATATCATATGTTGTCAGCATTGTTAGCCAGTTTATGCACTCTCCAAGCATGGATCATTTGAAGATTGTTCATCGTGTGCTACGTTATCTTAAGGGTTCCATTGGTAGAGGAATTCTTATGCGCAACAATAGTCACACTCAGATCTCAGGCTAtaccgatgctgactgggcaggcAATTCTCTCGATCGCAAGTCTACCACTGGGTTTTGTACGTTtgtgggaggcaacctagttacctggaaaagcaagaaacaaagtgttgttGCACGTTCTAGTGCAGAGGCAGAGTATCGTGCTATGGCGTCCACTGCTTGTGAACTTATTTGGCTCAAAAGCCTTCTGTTGACTTTAGGTTTTCCTCATCAACAACCCATGTCCCTACACAGTGATAATCAGGCCGCGATGCACATTGCATCGAATCCTGTATTCCATGAGCGAACTAAACATATTGAAGTTGATTGTCACTACGTCAGAAATCAAGTTCAGTCCAAGGTGATCGACACTCACTACACGCGCAGTCATGATCAACTTgcggatattttcacaaaaggatTACCCTCTGCTGATTTTCAACGTCTTTtgttcaagcttggatcaattaatccctttgatccagcttgagggggagtattggaagaaagcatggaagaagttctagggctgctttacttttccatgtttccttccatgttttctgcttCCATGTTTTctactttgtttttttctttctttctgtttttgcttttccttgttttcgGCTCCTcctatttcttttcctttcttccgctcatttatatgagatttccttgtacttggtttcacataatacaaatatagacattcaaaattcaatattGTTTCTCAAATCGCTCCCTACGTCGGAGGCAGAAAGTTCTCCCATTGTCTCGTGCCGTTCGACCCTGATCACACGAATGCTGCAGGCACGTTAAGGTTTGGGAACGGAAGTGAGGTTACTGGTGAAGGAGCGGTTTCGACGCCTTTGATCATTAAGGATCAAAACGACAGGTACGCGTACCAATATCATGTGACAGTTGAAGGAATCAGTGTTGGAAACACATTTGTGCCTTTTGACTCATCGGGGTCGGTTTCGAAAGGGAACATGTTTCTTGACTCTGGAACCCAAGTGACAGTACTACCACAGGATTTCTATGGCCAATTGATGGAACAAGTAAAGAAGGCAGTTGATCTGAAACCGGTTCTAGTAGGTGACCCGAAAAATGGAACTCGGTTTTGCTACAATACAAGCACGTTGGATCATCTCAAAGGAGCGACATTGACAGTGCATTTTGACGGCGGTGGTAAAGTGCAATTAACACCGGAACAAGCCTTCTTCCATACCGAAGATGATGGATATAAGCTGTTGTGTTCTATGTTGATGAATGCCACCGAAGTTGCAAGTGAAGACCTTAATGTTGCTATTTATGGAAGCAACGCTCAATCGAATTTCTGGGTCGGTTTCGACCTTGAAAGAATGACGGTCTCCTTCAAGCCAACTGATTGCAGAAAGAGTAGTGGAGATAGAAAGAGTAGTGGAGATGGAAAGAGTAGTGGCGATGGAAAGAGTAGTTCTACTGTCATTCAATTTTCCTATTTTTACACCTGccttattaattttcttttatttgtaattttttcatTGTAGAAAATcgttgaaaagaagaaaaataatttccGCACGCTCTTTTCACGACTTACACCTCCATCAATTCTCTTCTTGACTTATTTAATtcaaaaattagaaataaacAAAGAGTGTGCACATGAAGAAACAAGATGATTGGAAATTACTTCCTGAAAGAATAtgaatatgaaaagaaaaagaaaaaaaaaaaaaatttagggggtgtattcaattggggtTTTgagggatttttatttttattttaaaagaagtttataacattctaggtgtattcaattagaaattaattttaaagaatttgagaaagttaaggaattagagggaatttgagagatttcatagtatattttaagcatccacaaatctcacatcgTCCCATGGAATTTCAagagaattgaatcaaaattttatatgtaatctttacaaatcaattaaactccataaaaatccatggatttataaatctattaaagtctctcaaattctcaatttaaTACACCCCTTAATATATAgaagggttattatacaaatggtccatgagatttgcatgatcaatagaaatgatcatcgacattgaaaatcaatagaaatggttcctaagattgtccactatcatgattttggtcattccgttaaaaactctttgggcaattttcaaaactttgtaactcaatcgattcttaatcaaattcgactcataatatatcaaaatgaagataagaaagtatagaacaagattatacctatttggaagcccaatgattgcctGAGATGACTGGAAAATagtctgaaaggtgactggtccgcaggaaaactggaaaactcgctggaaactggataaactttaaacattcataacttcttcaatactcaacgaaatcgagtgattaaaaaacgaaaatcatacttctcgacgatacaaagagaatggtatctttctTTACTGCTAACTCGCTGTGGTTTGGCCAGAAAAcggctcaaaagtggctaactcgaaaatgATTAGCCATTTTCGAATCGTTGTCCGACCAAACTACAACGAGTTAGCCTtcgaaaaaggtaccattctcttcgtctcatcaagaagtattattttcgtttttgaatcacttgatttggttgagtattgaagaagttatgaacgtttaaagtttacccagtttccggcgagtatTCCAAttttcccgcggaccagtcacctttcaggctattttccggtcatctccggcaaccattgcgcttccaaataggtataatcttattctacactttcctatcttcattttgatatattatgtgtcgaatttggttaaaaaacgattgagttacaaagctttgaaaattgctcaaaatcgtttttaacggaataaccaaaatcatgcatggtggacaatctcaggaaccatttctattgattttcaatctcaatgaccatttctattgatcatgcaaatctcagggaccattttgtatgATAACCCTGTATAGAACAAACATATGATCTAGCAGATAAACTCAGTTGAAATGCCAGTAAAATCTGACAACAGGTACTATACATATTGAACTGGTAAACGATGAAGACAACAtgagatgaaaattttatttgttctttCAGAGATTTCGAACCCTACGAtcaacaacaaaagagaaactTTCATTGTTTTACCTAGAAAACGAGAGTTTTATTGGTTCTTTCAGGGATTTGGAACCCTACGACAATAATTGAGGACCATTACAAAATCTTTAGCCGAGGAGCCAACTGTTGCCGGTACCCTTTTCGTTGTTGGTGCTGTTCGGCACCACATCTCAACTAGGGTTTCTAGATGCCATGTTGGAAGCACTGGCTGACCCCGACACAGTATCTCCAcctacaaggaaaaaaaattaaaacttgaagGCTTGAAGCATAAGTGGAAATGAAATCACGCCCTATTGCTTCttttattgaaaattaagagaaaCATTCGTTTCAAAATGCATGCAATAAACATCAAAGTGTTCCAATGCGTCGCGTAGAAAAATGCTATGGCACTTAACTCATAGCATCCATGTCAGGGAAAATGCAAGCTTTGTGTATAATAGGAAACAGAAGAGAGCTCAGGTTGCGGTGTCAAACTATGGTTTGATATATCAAACGTGAAAATGAATTTCTAGGTTTTCATGAGCAGCCATAGTAATGTCAAAAATTCGAAATCTTCTCAGCTTTGTAGGAAGACAATCAAAATATACTCACCTCATTTTCACTGCTAAGTTCAAGTTTCATCGCAAGGTACTTCTGGATTATTGATACGGGCATTTTACCATCCctacaaattaaagaaaaagtaaaGTCAATACAACTTAGTCCCAATATAAACATGGAAAACGCTTATGCAACTTAAAAGCCAAATCGAATTTTATCTCCCACACTGTAATAACAAGCTAGATAACTGCAGGAATCCAGAATAACAAGTATGAACACTCAAAAATAGAAATATTGCAAGATTTAATACTtgtgtcaaccaaaaccattttTTAATCATGGATCGACGAAGATTTATTGAAATAATTTCTCAAATACTTCTTAAATCTAAACCTTGAACCAGTTACTTATAGTGCTCACTAACAGGAAAGTAGTCATGTAGTATTTTCAATATCGCTTCACATTCATGATTTTTTAAATTCACAAATTGGAATGGATTTGGAAAGACTTGGGGAAAATATGTGgttcaaatatatatttgggAAGGGCAGTTGACCCAACACTGTTCTGTTTACGTTT from Pyrus communis chromosome 9, drPyrComm1.1, whole genome shotgun sequence harbors:
- the LOC137745422 gene encoding aspartic proteinase CDR1-like; this encodes MAAAGTTALYNHIILITVLIYLCHNSATSRVAACSGISTNGGFSVLLTRRNSPNSPLYNRNKVFRRLMGPAGDQNSPQSEITRDTIDGEGAHVMKLSIGTPPFDIYTVADTGSSLIWTQCEPCPGCYKQKKPMFDPRKSSTYHIIPCYAPECNATIDDFSCSRSGDQNVCSYNYVYMDQSKTHGVVAKDTITLASGSGKPVSFKDVVFGCGHNNTGENFSENQMGMVGLGLGNINIVSQIAPYVGGRKFSHCLVPFDPDHTNAAGTLRFGNGSEVTGEGAVSTPLIIKDQNDRYAYQYHVTVEGISVGNTFVPFDSSGSVSKGNMFLDSGTQVTVLPQDFYGQLMEQVKKAVDLKPVLVGDPKNGTRFCYNTSTLDHLKGATLTVHFDGGGKVQLTPEQAFFHTEDDGYKLLCSMLMNATEVASEDLNVAIYGSNAQSNFWVGFDLERMTVSFKPTDCRKSSGDRKSSGDGKSSGDGKSSSTVIQFSYFYTCLINFLLFVIFSL